A region of the Salvia splendens isolate huo1 chromosome 11, SspV2, whole genome shotgun sequence genome:
AGCAACTTTGAGTTGAAATCAGAAAAGAACTATGAAGAAAACATTAAGATAAATATAAGGTACTTAAGACTTTAGGGAAATTTCACAAACAGAAGCAAGAAGCTCATGTACTATACTTCCTATTAAATTTGCAACAGCTAACTAGGGAAAAGAAAACCATACCCAAGTATAATTTTTTGTAAGAAATTCTGCaacagtggacttatgccgtgTCATGAGCTCCTGGAAAAATATAGCAGGAATATATATAACTTCAGTCATATGATACTATCAAGAATGCAAAAGAAAGATATATAAATCACATATTACTAAAAGCACATCCAGAAATCAACATGGTCTATCAATCAATCATACATCCATGCACCAAATTATTGCACTAAAGTGTTTACAACATGGAGGAAAAAATTGGCTACTTATTAATATAATAGAGATATAAGACTGCCataaagaaaatccaaaaacaaCTACTCCTTAGCTAGGTATCACCAAAATCTTAAGTGATGATAAATTCATAGCATACAGAATTAGCCAGGGAAACAACAACTAAGACACAGAAACTGAAACCATAATGGATAACCTTAAAGGTAGCAGCAGCATCCGAAGCAACATCAAAATTTGGAAGTTGAATGTAGTCGAAAAACTTCTTCATATGGGCTGACTTCAAAACATAACTGCGAGCAAAGAAAGATTAAGAGTTCATGGAGCGAATGAGAGAGTGGCATCTGAATGAACAAAATATGACTTGGAAAGTCTAAATTGTTAAGCTTCTTACCTAGCGACCACCTGATGTCTTAGGCAGTCCCTTAACATTCCTCCGTAATGCAGAGCAACTGAAGGATCTTCGTGCCTGTAAATAATGTAATGTAAAACCAGCATTTTGCATATACTAGAAAGGAGAGATATATTCTAGTAAAAGGAGGGCATTCATCAGCAGAAAAGGTTATGATGTATGATAATTCAGGAAGCAAGTAAACGCAGTAAAATCTCATATACTAGCATTTCACATAAACGCGGTAAGAGGCTAAAAATGTAATGCAAAACCAGCATTTCACatataatagaaaaaaagagagatatGCTAGTAAAAGAAGGGACATTTGTCAGTTTCATCTGCGTTATGAAATTATGATAAATTCATGAAGCAAGTAAACGCAGTAAAGTCTCCATACATCGATAACAAAGATGAAAGCTATCGAAAGCTCTAAATATCATCAATCTGAACTATATACTAGAATGCATGTGTATATTACTCACCCAGTGATCATAACGTCCAAAAGATCGATGTTCTTTTCCAAGTAGTCAGAAGCAATCAACCGTGAATGAACCGGTTGCCTTTGCAGATTCGCAACCACTCTCGTTGCATCCTTGCGAGTCTTCACAGAGGAAAAAACATGTCCATGCGATCACAAAAACTCAAACCAAAAACAGAAGCATCGTTCTCGTAAAAAGTGTGTTACCTCGAAGTTCAATTTGGGGAGGCAGCGAATGAGCAGCCGCATTGTGTCACCGGCGAAGAACTCCTGAGTCAATTGCGCACAAGCTTCTGCAACAGGCTCGGATTCCTCAATTCCGTACAGAATCGATTTCATCTCCCTGATATCGGCATCCAATTGCGCCAACTGCAATCAAAAGTGTTCATGGAGTATTAATAAAAGTACACGAAAGCAATGCCGTAGATCTGATGGGTGAATAAATGGAGGTACGGAACCTTGTCATTGCGCCTGGGGCTGGTAGCGGTGTTGGAATCGGAATCGGAATCGACGAAGGAGAGGAGTCTGGTGACATCGCCGGACGATCTCGGGGGAGGGCGGGGTTTTTNNNNNNNNNNNNNNNNNNNNNNNNNNNNNNNNNNNNNNNNNNNNNNNNNNNNNNNNNNNNNNNNNNNNNNNNNNNNNNNNNNNNNNNNNNNNNNNNNNNNTcaccataataaaaaaaaattataatcaatgagaatggaaaaaaaaatgatgaacaAACCTCTATGTGGGTGATCAGGAAATCCAGCTGGAGCAGAAACTGCAATCCCATTTCACCAAAAATTACAACACGAAATCAAGTCAAACTCATTCAAGAActaaaaatcagaaaaaataaagaaaacagaGACAATAACCACACCTGAGAACTCGTCAAGAACAAGAAAAGGATCGAAGTATTTCAGCTCAAACCTTcaaattaggaaaaaaaaacCCGAAGTTTAGGATTTgccaaaaaatgataaatttgatgaagaagaagtagTTGAGGTTGTCTGACCTTCCGATGCTTCTTCTGACGGTGGCGCCGACGCCTTCGTGCTGAGGCCGAGCCAGGAACTTTCTGACAACGGGGCGAGGATCGGTGACAACGTTGGACATGTTTTTGTATATGATTTCTTGATAATTTTTGGAGGGGGATTTTATACTTTTGTGAAGTGGGATGTGAATTTGAATTGAGTATAAAATTTGGCTTCAATGCATCGGGTTTATGTAGTTGGAGGAGTTTAATTCGGTTAGTTGATTTTGGGACAAGGAGTGGGGCCAGAGAGGCAGCTGTGGATTCTTCTTCCTTCAGAGGGAGGGAGCTTTGCCACATTTTACGTCACGCTGACGCCCTGCTGACGTCATCCTCTCTCGTATAAATGAACAAACCCTTACGTCATCAATAAGATAATACGATGGATTGAGATTCATTTGTCTGAAATTAATTGAGATTGAATTGAACTGAACTAATAACATctgagattatttttttctgatatgAAAAGATCAATACTCTATTGTAAATCAAgattattttatactatatcATATTTTTGTATTGGACTCTAATACAATTAGCTTATAAATAATGATTTAAAAAACGGAAATTTATATTGTGAGTGCCCTATTTAGTTCTATTCTTCTATACTTGATGTGAATACGGGAAAGCATCCACGTTGATGCTTTGTTGTTTATTTGTGAgtcttttaaatattttaatatatgatTGTGTTTTAGTACTTTTTAGTTTTTACACTTCTTTAATATGTAAGCAGTAAGTTTGTCGAGTTCATATCAAGTGACCAAGTCATGGCAAGATTGTTTCAAAACACAATATTTgttattgttttattattttcattcagTAATGATTTACTTATAAAATCGGTCTTTATAATTTACTACTACAATTATTCATAAGTTAATTGTTCCAAATCAATATCACTAATAATTTTGATGTATGACCTCAAAAACTAAAATATCATTAATATTTATTCTTCTAGTTTCTaccatttttaattaaatttcagtGAATCGTGTCTATGTATTTCCAGAGTAAATTAAGTACAAAACAACAAATCGAAATTCACGACAATTCAATACTGAATTGAAACTTACAACTTTTATAATAAACATTTAGCCAATAGAAACTTCtagacaaattaattaattgttttagtaCACCTTTAGTACATGAGATCGATAAAACTCTGTGATTGATGTAATGTCAATATAACACCAAATTAGATGGTTGTAGTTAATTACTCACTTAGATGATCGGATAAGGAAGAACAACTGCTGTCTTTTCATTCCTTGGTTTTAGATAAAACCAATTCGTTTAAAATTTTCACAAATGTTGCCGTGCAATTTGATTTTTGTAGGTGTGAtagattttaatttattattataaaaaaactgATATAATAATCCATTCAATGTATACATTATGCACAGATGAATTAATAGTGGTTGCATGTTCCACGCTATAATGAAAATCTATTAAATTTCGACCATAATTAAAGAAGTAGGCCACATCATTAGCCACGCACCGCATACGTATATATAGTTTCCTATTTTCTTAGTCATTTTGCTTATAATTCAATATTGACTTCATACATAATTCCCATACAATTCTTTTCTATTCATACATGAATATGGATATACATATGTACttcttgaaagttgaaactaCAGATGTGGTTAAAGATAAATTTTGATAGGTCTTGTTTAACATTAATTTTCAGATTTGTTATGATGATTATGCGTTATAACTTATAAGTACTCCTTGATTATTACTACATGTTAATATAAGAGATAAAGCACTAACAATACTATTCCAAACTTGATAAACAAGAATatataataacaataaaaagaaaaagttggTGTTTAACTATAGGGTGAGcgaaaaaaatccaaaaattgaATATCTAAATTGAATTCAAccgaattttaaatttaatttttttggattttggttcaattttatttttttaagaaatttcaatttttcggtTTGGATTCGTGTATCTAAAAAACGAActtgtttttaatattataatatatttatgtttatatatttttcggTTTCAATTTGGCTCACGTAGTATTTGATTAACGAAATTTCAgctatttaattttttggatATTGACATATTGATACAAttggtatttttatttttgttcggtttttatttgttgttcaatttttggttttgggatttaatttattcggatTTTAGTTTGGTTTGGTTgggtttaattttatgaaaattcgGTTTTGATTCGATTtaattttgacaaaaataaaaaaaaaaataaatactggGTGTTTGCCTAAAATTAATCACGAGTGTAATGAAACTCTATTTCTCTTATCAAGCAGTGATAAACGTACAATTATGTACTTACAcaattaaacttttttttaatattttataatgaaaatcgttttataaacattaattgatttaaagTAAATTTCATACTATCATTTTGCAAcactttgaaaaaaattaaaattttaacttaatatttgtatatctaagcaaaaaaatattttcttactaaaaattgtataattaatttgaATCAAGCTCGAAATAAAGCTATGATTCGacataaaatttctatatcacttctttcttattgctataatataataaataacaaaactaattttaatcaaatttacttaaatttaaaattttgaagatATTGTGTACGTGTataatttatgtacatttatcttttctctttatCCTTAAATCATTCAACCACTTAGAATCGGGTTAATTAACACTAATACACTAAcattaaacaaattaatattGGGACATATAACATGGATTGTCCATCAAGAATAAGTGGTTGCATTTAGAGTTGACAATGAAATCAAACTGTCAACATAGATAATTACATAGAAGCAATTAAAagctaaaacaaaaataaaatctaaTTTACTGTTATGAATAAGGACTTGAAAGTCATTGGTAATAAATATTGATTTGCCCATTGCATGCCATCAATGTAACGAAAGCATGACGAACACAACGTAGAGATtagttcaaaatatttttatctctaGCATGCAAAATTAAAAGAGTAATAATTTGTACATTAAGGATAAGGATAGAAtgcaaaactaaaaaaaagtttaTCTAAAATCTGAAATAGAACACATATTTGAGAATCGATAAAGTCAATATAAGACGATATATATTCAAAGTATTTACGCAATGCTTATTGTTCTAGATAATTTTGTACTATGGATTTTGAGGTGATAAATTAATATAGgtttaatagaattaaattattaaatttggtCAAGATTCATCTTATTaagtttaaaattgaaatattaaattatgaagtttttttttcaattatcatTACAAGGCGATATTTTATAGTATCTTTTTTctgaaataatatttaaaatgatgtgttttctgaaataagtatttatatatattttttctttttttaatgaaaaaaattgatttaattgTCATTACAAGGCgatattttatatatagatgAGACAATTAGTAAAAATTGTAACGATGAtttattattctaattttaaactttgataaaaatatatcaaaatttggttaaattttatgatttagaTAACTAATAACCGATTAACATAAATTACATACATCTCTGATGGACGCCGTTTATGTAATCTTGCTaagaatcaaaattattttaCTAACAATAATGAAATCAAATTCTAAAGATCAGGGTTTGGTGTAGTCACCTGACTTCACCTAGCCTTAAATTAGGATATTATGGATTATTAactaagaagaaaataaaataaaacaaatagcAAACGAAACTAAATATGAAAGGGACTCGGTTTTCGAATTATTCCACACTACTCACCACCCACTAATAATGGAGAAGGAATATATTACTAATCCACATGATCTACAAATTAAAGGAGTTATATTAGGAGTGATTGTGGTTTGATTAACCGATCAATTTCGTCTAAATGAATAAATAATCCCATTTTGAAATGATTTAGTCTACCAAAATTGAATAACTGATTATTAAGTGGGTaaccaaaacaaaacaagatAAGAACAGTGTTGAATTACAAATTGATTGAAAGAGAGAAGCATAGCTCAAATTGTGATTATTTCATACGCAATAGTCTCGAATATGTACATTGCAAAACTACCACAAAACTCTTATTCcctactattaattaatttttccaaTCATATTTCTTCTGTGCTTGATCATTATATTCGGAGTGATTACTAAAGTAAATACCACCACTCTTCGTTATCCACCACGACTCATTTGGTATGGCCTTGAAGAATTTTTCGCGATAAACTTCAAAATCTTGATTCTTTCTACCCcactgatgaatccgcgaatttttgatggtgatgaatgcaggaagatgcagatcacgacacagagattttacgtggttcgatttactgaggtaaatctacgtccacgggaagaaatgagggcagagttgtatgcttgatctgttttcttacagcttacaatacagacttgctatttgtatttgatctctagaaagcgagagagtctaaccctatctatctgatctaggttctatttatacactgaaccaagatcgtggcatgcagcaccatttactaggtagtggatgtcgtggagatcgtgcgatcttgcatgggtccactatccctgcatgagttaatgactgcttgacaccactaaatagatcgtggtgtagtggaggtgggaaatcctgcatgagtccactatctcctagttcggtcgaatactgagaccgaactgctgaattattgccgagcaagcttttgccgatctgagagtagagcttgataccgacctgagagcagagtttgattggttggcttttaccgagctgtaggctggggccgaactctttggtcgtgccgaactgaactctgatactctttagtcatgccgaactgatactcttcttgggctttaggctgatgggctttactgctgttgggctttgttagtacgtactccatcacccACCAAAAACGACAAGGAACACATCGTGGTTTGCGTAACATCTTGACAAAAACTccattgataatctggtttggaAGTGATCTCCGAGATCATCATCTCCAAATGCACAATGAACTTTTAAACGATGGAGAATTTGGAGGCAAATTGCTAAGGATATGGACATGACGCTTTGATGTGAGAAAACATCCATCCATCGGGAAAAAGGCAGATCTCCGCTAAAAGAAATAACAAGAAAATTTTCTTCATTGCACTTCTTTTCCCTTCTTAAATTTTCTGTGTATATTATGGTCtagaccatctccaaccatttacaccaaactcaaactcattttcgAGTATACGTCACACCAAAAAGTAGTTTTACTCCAAACCATTtacatcaaattcaaatttacatcatttttgagtttttgtcttataaaatttttgcagtaacaccatatttggtgttgtttcacaaaaaatacaaaaatgggtttgagtttggtaTATGGTTAGAAAAGATTTATACtccaaaactcatttttggagtatggttggagatggtcttaAGGATTTATATTATAGTTCATTTTTGTACACATTTGGTCTTATCAATTAATTGGCATTTGATTTGGTTTCACTGTCAtacttaaaattttgaattgaaGCCAATCCCCAAATCTGGGGAAGATATATttgttatttcttaaaattaaatGGGGCAAATACATACCTTATAATGATATAAATGATGTTTTTttacaattatatatatttataatttaatacacGGATTACATGTTATAAATATTACTGACCTTGAGGGAATTTTATAATTGGGTTACTTATTATGTACAACAACAATTTTCCCAGATTAATTGTTTACTGATTGTTGCACTAAAttaaagaaatgtaaagaatagtgtgGGCACGGATTtagagaaatataaaaaatagtgagttaaaaattaatgaaatatgaggctcacttttatatatttgttttgtaatagaatgtgagtaaagtgagttagtggaatgtaagaccTACTCACCATTTatgttaaaagtgaaatatgactcttattgcgGGACTGattgaaatgacaaaatgtaacTCTTACTtttggacggaggaagtataaaaaTTCCTCAAATGTATTTAAGTTTTTGTTCAGAAACTTCTGGTGATACATTAATGAGTAAAATgtcaaaattggtcctaaacatatagtCAAAACACGAAGTTGGtccaaaatattcactttttaaaaattagcTCCTAAACAAATGAAATCGTTGTCGATTCGGTATTTTTTTATGGAATCGTTAAAATGGATATCGATAAATCAGGCTTggatttttatgaatttgttaaatgaaaaaatgtcaatatcatttttattgtattaaATTCAAACTAATTATACTGAACAAAATAATCAATGCTAAGTGTGCCATCGAATGGGGTGATGCTCAAATAAGATATGTAACACATCATTTCTCAATTATGGTGGAGTATATGACATGAACTGTAAAAGTGGtactcctccgtcccatgctactcgcattTTCACTTTGACATGGTAAATTTGAACATGAAtaattagtataattaaattaaaaatttaagtgcAATAAGACAACACTTGATAAAGGAAATACAAACTAActctaatatcttaattaaataccataatttttatctaaaatagaaatagtgtaaatagtttGGGATAATACGAAAATAGAATGGGCAAGTAGCATGAGACGGGGGTAATACTTTAATATTACAAATTGTAAGATTTGTGCCAATATCCCACGGCAGGTCATTCTTCAAACCTGACTtatcaatataatatattttatccTTTCTGACACATCGAATTCAAGAATTAGGGTATTGAAACGAAGTTCTTTTATGTGTAATTCAGACTATGCCACGTAGACAAGACCAGCCAtgcatgataaaaaaaatttctataTAAGTCGTGAATAAAGAAATTGACACTTTtaaaagtttattttatttaaatccgttttaaaatttcatgaaaAATATCATGTTTAGCCCAaactatatttttttgaaatgaGTAAAAGGtgatttaaaatgtttttagcCCATTAGCACCAAAAAAGCCCAATAGCTTCGTATCAATAAACCAAAAACCCAAACATATATAGCCGCAActgaaattagggtttatacGCTGAACGCAGATCTTCATCAGCTTCCTATCTCAAGCTAAAGCTAGAGCTAAAGCTAGGCTGCGATTCCACCATGGCCGTCGGGTATTTCTCTCATCTCTAATCCTACAACCGCACCGCTCACTCTTTACCTTATAATCTTCGATTGC
Encoded here:
- the LOC121754164 gene encoding putative MO25-like protein At5g47540 translates to MKSILYGIEESEPVAEACAQLTQEFFAGDTMRLLIRCLPKLNFETRKDATRVVANLQRQPVHSRLIASDYLEKNIDLLDVMITGHEDPSVALHYGGMLRDCLRHQVVASYVLKSAHMKKFFDYIQLPNFDVASDAAATFKELMTRHKSTVAEFLTKNYTWFFSDFNSKLLESPNYMTRRQAIKLLGDMLLDRSNSGVMVRYVSSKYNMKVLMNLMRETHMCIQIDAFHVFKLFVANKNKPADIVNILAANRNKLLRFFDGFNTEKEDEMFAADKAQVVKEIRELVATAPVGCSGELFKPIAGQLEQSVGAVHTRKCQ